The following proteins are co-located in the Methanomicrobiales archaeon genome:
- a CDS encoding archaemetzincin family Zn-dependent metalloprotease, producing the protein MMGIKMLWDTTAAPGLALPVARTVAAMVDMPVFVEENRLLLNGYDNDRKQYDARAILDRLFLQKRRLKTDDPLLLVVQHDLFDQGSDFVFGLARASAGTAVVSALRLDNRYYGRVESDPDLVERIAKESAHEIGHLEGLDHCADPECIMFPPRTLDELDRKRKVFCHPCRERLAGLRRRRIRAP; encoded by the coding sequence ATGATGGGCATCAAAATGCTTTGGGACACCACGGCCGCTCCCGGGCTGGCGCTGCCGGTCGCCAGGACCGTCGCGGCCATGGTCGATATGCCCGTTTTCGTGGAGGAGAACCGCCTCCTGCTGAACGGATATGACAACGACAGAAAGCAGTACGATGCCCGGGCGATCCTGGATCGGCTTTTTCTGCAGAAGCGCCGCCTGAAGACGGACGATCCGCTCCTCCTGGTGGTGCAGCACGACCTCTTCGACCAGGGGTCCGACTTCGTCTTCGGACTGGCACGCGCATCGGCGGGTACGGCCGTCGTCTCGGCGCTGCGGCTGGACAACCGCTACTACGGGCGGGTGGAGTCCGATCCCGATCTGGTGGAGCGGATCGCCAAAGAGAGCGCCCACGAGATCGGGCACCTGGAAGGGCTGGACCACTGCGCTGATCCCGAGTGCATCATGTTCCCCCCGAGGACCCTGGACGAACTGGACCGCAAGCGGAAGGTGTTCTGCCACCCCTGCCGGGAGCGGCTCGCAGGGCTGCGGCGGAGACGGATCCGCGCCCCATGA